A stretch of the Bubalus kerabau isolate K-KA32 ecotype Philippines breed swamp buffalo chromosome 11, PCC_UOA_SB_1v2, whole genome shotgun sequence genome encodes the following:
- the NFU1 gene encoding NFU1 iron-sulfur cluster scaffold homolog, mitochondrial has product MAAAARRAWGVAAAAGLRRRFCHVTNPYTIKKQLLHQFVQRPLFPLPATLCNTVRYMFIQTQDTPNPNSLKFIPGKPVLETRTMDFPTPATAFRSPLARQLFRIEGVKSVFFGPDFITVTKENEELDWNLLKPDIYATIMDFFASGLPLVTEETPSGEAGSEDDDEVVAMIKELLDTRIRPTVQEDGGDVIYKGFEDGIVQLKLQGSCTSCPSSIITLKNGIQNMLQFYIPEVEGVEQVMDDESDEKEANSP; this is encoded by the exons ATGGCGGCGGCGGCCCGCCGGGCCTGGGGAGTTGCCGCTGCCGCGGGGCTGCGGAGGCG atTCTGTCATGTGACGAATCCATATACAATTAAGAaacagcttctgcatcagtttgTCCAAAGACCGCTTTTCCCACTCCCTGCAACCTTATGTAACACAG tgaGATACATGTTTATTCAAACACAAGATACCCCAAATCCCAACAGTTTAAAGTTTATTCCAGGAAAACCAGTTCTTGAGACAAGGACCATGGATTTTCCCACACCAGCTACAGCATTTCGCTCCCCTCTGGCTAG gcAGTTATTTAGGATTGAGGGGGTAAAAAGTGTCTTTTTTGGACCAGATTTCATCACTGTCACAAAG GAGAATGAAGAATTAGACTGGAATTTACTGAAACCAGATATCTATGCTACAATTATGGATTTCTTTGCATCTGGCTTACCTTTAGTTACTGAGGAAACACCTTCAGGAGAAGCAG GATCTGAAGATGATGATGAAGTTGTGGCAATGATTAAGGAATTGTTAGATACTAGAATACG GCCAACTGTGCAGGAAGATGGAGGAGATGTAATCTATAAAGGCTTTGAAGATGGCATcgtacagctgaaactccaaggtTCTTGTACCAGCTGCCCCAGTTCAATCATTACTCTGAAAAATGGAATTCAGAACATGCTGCAGTTTTATATTCCAGAAGTAGAAGGCGTAGAACAG